Sequence from the Deltaproteobacteria bacterium genome:
CGAAGGAGCTCGCCCGGGCGATCGGCGCGAAGAGCGTGGCGCCATGCTCCCCGGAGGACGCCCAAAGGCACTCGGGGTACATCGTCGGGGGGATCTCGCCGTTCGGGACGAGGCGCCCGATGCCGATCTGCATGGAGGGGACGATTCTCGGCCTTCCGAAGATCCACATCAACGGCGGACGCCGCGGGCTCCTAGTGGGGATGAGCCCGGGGGACCTCGTCCGGATCCTTTCGCCGACCTCCGTCCGCGTGGCGACCTGAGGATCCAACGGCGGGATGTTGAGGCGAACGGGGCGGCGGCGCCCCGGTTCAGGCAGTCGGCTCTTCCCCGACGACGATCCGCTTCTGGTCCTCGGCGGATAGCGCGAACATCTTCCGCGCGAGCTTCATCAGGCCGACGTGATCGGCGGCACCCCGCGGCCGGCTCCTCCGTTCGGTGACGGTGCCGATCGGAAGCTTCCTCTTGGTAAGGTAGTCCACCCGGTACACTTTATATGCATTGCCCATCGGGGCGCCCCTCCGTCCCGAGGATGGTGCCGCTATTCCTTCCCGTTAAAAATGTCCACAATCGGTTGCGCAAGTCAAGGGGTAACTGGAGCCGGCGGTCGGGATTGAACCGACGACCTGCTGATTACGAATCAGCTGCTCTACCACTGAGCTACGCCGGCGCGACGGGACGCGGAAATCGCAGGAAGTAAGCGTATGGAGTGCTCACCCGAAAGTCAAGAATGAAATCCGGATTTCGGAAATGGGGAAAGAAATTTCCGAATCGTCATCCGGATCTGCTCGTCCGCGCGAATCCACCTTTTAACCTGTTGTAATGTAGAAGGATTATTGCCGCCGTTGTTCCAGGAAGACGGTATAATTATTGCGTTAAAATTGGTTGAATTGTTCGGTGGTTACGTACGTCTAACCAACATCGAATTTCATCCAGTGGAGGTTGCAAATGGAACATCGCAGGCAGATATCCCGGATTTTCCCGGGACTTGTCGTGGCACTCCTCGTTGCTTCCCTTGCCGTGCTGAACGGGTGCGGGGGAAGTACGGAACAGGGCGGAGGGACGTCCTCGAACGCAGTCAACGTATCCCTCGCAACCGCCCAGAGTTTTCCTGCAGGAACGACGTTCGCGTCTTCGACCTTGTCCCCGGCCACCGCAGCGCCTCCCGCGAACTCTCCGGTCTTCGACAACGTCTTTGTGACGGTGACGAAGCTTGCGCTGATTCCCTCGACCGGCACCGAATTTCCGGACGGGAACGGGGAACTGGAAACGCCGAACTCCCCGACGGAAGAGGGCAAGGGGTTCGTGACGGCCGTACTTACCTCTCCCATCGTGATCGATCTGCTCCATCTCACGGGGGAAAATGCGGCCACGCTGCTGAACCAGTTTTCCGGGGTGCCGGCCGGCGGATACTCCAAGATCCGGGTGTATTACGACAACGTAGTCGGCCATTCGAACAGTGACGGCGATACGTTGTTCCATCCGACGGCGCATTACCACTTCGATGTCCACTT
This genomic interval carries:
- a CDS encoding Cys-tRNA(Pro) deacylase, which translates into the protein KELARAIGAKSVAPCSPEDAQRHSGYIVGGISPFGTRRPMPICMEGTILGLPKIHINGGRRGLLVGMSPGDLVRILSPTSVRVAT